A stretch of Aedes aegypti strain LVP_AGWG chromosome 2, AaegL5.0 Primary Assembly, whole genome shotgun sequence DNA encodes these proteins:
- the LOC5565760 gene encoding probable phospholipid-transporting ATPase IIA isoform X2 yields MDTASPNVPSSTAVTTKETIPLIEKSRKRRLWLSCWCWAWRKWCASKELKPRTIFIGRPSTEKFPPNEIRNQKYNIFTFLPLVLFEQFRFFLNLYFLIMAVSQFIPDIRIGYLYTYWGPLGFVLAVTISREAIDDLRRHKRDREVNSQKYKRFVSADKPPELVSSSKLKVGDLIVVEKDERVPADLILLRTSDKSGAVFVRTDMLDGETDWKLRLAVPATQKLATHNDLFNIGASLYVEKPQRDIHTFIGTYSKIEGSEDEGLSVENTLWANTVVASGTAVGIVIYTGAETRSVMNNSQPRSKVGLLDLEINGLTKVLFCAVIGLSFAMMCLKGFNGPWYRYMFRFVLLFSYIIPISLRVNLDMGKAFYSYQMQNDEDIKGTVVRSTTIPEELGRISYLLTDKTGTLTQNEMIFKKIHVGTAAYGRDTFPMVSATIQSVYNTISVQGDTSPAKSSKYQPRLKKPEGWRIWESVKALALCHNVTPVYDNGNGGNGLNGSERRNSPSRSISIETQESVKLPEKTYQASSPDEIALVKWTESVGLTLINRDLNQMTLQVREKDSQRNSMNENASINTTVTNLSVNSKTDLNSPSSSGSITSLNSLAGGIMKYQILQTFPFTSENKRMGIIVKELNSGEITFYLKGADVVMSAIVQYNDWLAEESGNMAREGLRTLVVAKKVLTEEQYSDFETRYNAAKVSVTDRVTKVSAVIESLEREMELLCLTGVEDRLQDRVRPTLELLRNAGIKIWMLTGDKLETATCIAKSSHLVGRNQNIHVLKSVLTRTDAHLELNQFRRKQDCALVVSGESLEICLQYYQPEFMELATACPAVVCCRCSPTQKAQVVSLIQKYSGKRTCAVGDGGNDVSMIQQADAGIGIEGREGKQASLAGDFSIPQFSHIAKLLIVHGRRSYKRSAALSQFVIHRGLIISTMQAVFSAVFYLSSVALYQGFLMVGYATLYTMFPVFSLVLDQDISANIALTYPELYKELSKGRSLSYKTFFMWVLISIYQGGVIMYGALILFEDEFIHIVAISFSALILTELIMVALTIRTWHKLMVLAELFSLVLYIISLAVLHEYFDWEFIWSWEFLWKVLVITLVSCLPLYILKFLRKKFSPPSYSKLS; encoded by the exons CTGCTGGTGCTGGGCCTGGCGAAAATGGTGTGCTTCCAAGGAACTGAAACCGCGGACCATCTTCATCGGTCGTCCGTCGACGGAGAAATTTCCGCCGAACGAGATTCGGAATCAAAAATACAACATCTTCACCTTTCTACCGTTGGTGCTGTTCGAGCAGTTCCGGTTCTTCTTAAATCTGTACTTCCTGATCATGGCTGTGAGTCAATTTATTCCGGACATTAGGATCGGCTATCTCTACACGTACTGGGGACCCCTGGGGTTCGTTCTGGCGGTAACGATAAGTCGTGAAGCTATCGACGACTTGCGACGACACAAACGAGACCGGGAAGTCAATTCCCAGAAATACAAACGGTTTGTCAGTGCTGACAAACCACCGGAATTGGTGTCGTCGTCGAAGCTTAAAGTTGGCGACCTGATTGTGGTGGAGAAGGATGAACGAGTTCCGGCCGATTTGATACTGCTGCGAACTAGCGACAAAAGCGGCGCAGTTTTCGTCCGAACCGACATGCTGGATG gtGAAACGGATTGGAAACTGCGCCTGGCTGTGCCGGCTACGCAAAAACTAGCAACGCATAACGACTTGTTTAATATCGGCGCGTCACTGTATGTGGAGAAACCCCAAAGGGACATCCATACCTTCATCGGGACATACTCGAAG ATTGAAGGCTCGGAAGACGAAGGCCTCAGTGTAGAAAACACTTTATGGGCAAACACAGTGGTTGCGTCAGGAACTGCGGTAGGTATCGTCATCTACACTGGAGCGGAAACTCGAAGCGTAATGAACAACTCACAACCTCGATCAAAGGTCGGTCTACTTGATCTGGAGATCAACGGGCTTACCAAAGTGCTGTTCTGCGCAGTCATTGGGCTGTCCTTCGCGATGATGTGCTTGAAAGGATTCAATGGGCCCTGGTATCGGTACATGTTCCGCTTCGTGCTACTGTTCTCGTACATCATTCCAATCAGCTTGCGAGTCAATTTGGACATGGGAAAAGCGTTCTACTCTTATCAGATGCAGAATGACGAGGACATCAAAGGAACTGTGGTCCGCTCGACGACTATTCCGGAAGAACTCGGGCGGATATCGTACTTGTTGACCGATAAAACTGGGACCTTGACTCAAAATGAGATGATATTCAAAAAGATTCACGTTGGAACGGCCGCTTACGGTAGAGACACATTCCCGATGGTGTCGGCAACCATTCAATCCGTATACAATACCATATCAGTGCAGGGAGATACATCACCCGCGAAAAGCTCCAAATACCAGCCGCGATTGAAGAAACCTGAAGGATGGCGTATTTGGGAATCGGTCAAAGCTCTCGCCCTGTGTCACAATGTGACTCCCGTCTACGACAATGGAAACGGAGGCAACGGGTTGAACGGCTCAGAGCGCAGAAACTCTCCGTCTCGATCGATTTCAATCGAAACCCAAGAATCAGTCAAACTGCCGGAGAAGACCTACCAAGCTTCCAGCCCAGATGAGATTGCCCTGGTGAAATGGACCGAATCAGTTGGGCTTACGCTGATTAATAGAGATTTGAATCAGATGACGCTACAG GTTCGAGAAAAGGATTCACAGCGAAATTCCATGAACGAGAATGCTTCAATCAACACAACCGTCACTAATTTGTCGGTTAACTCGAAAACTGATCTGAATTCACCTTCGAGTTCTGGGAGCATCACGTCGCTGAATTCTCTAGCCGGAGGTATTATGAAGTAtcaaatactccaaacgttcccaTTCACCAGTGAGAACAAACGCATGGGTATTATTGTTAAGGAACTGAACAGCGGAGAAATCACTTTCTATCTCAAGGGAGCGGACGTTGTGATGTCAGCCATTGTCCAATACAATGACTGGCTTGCAGAGGAGAGCGGAAACATGGCACGGGAAGGTCTTCGAACGCTGGTCGTTGCCAAGAAAGTTCTCACCGAGGAACAGTACAGTGATTTTGAGACACGGTATAACGCAGCAAAGGTCAGTGTAACGGATCGAGTGACGAAAGTTTCGGCTGTGATTGAAAGTTTGGAACGAGAAATGGAACTGCTTTGCTTGACTGGAGTCGAAGATAGACTGCAAGACAGAGTTCGACCAACGTTGGAACTGCTACGGAATGCGGGCATCAAAATCTGGATGTTGACCGGGGATAAACTGGAAACTGCCACCTGTATCGCGAAGAGTTCGCATCTGGTGGGAAGAAATCAAAACATCCACGTACTGAAAAGTGTCCTCACTCGCACAGATGCTCACTTGGAGTTGAATCAATTCCGACGGAAGCAGGACTGTGCGCTGGTCGTCTCAGGCGAGAGTCTCGAAATATGCCTACAGTACTATCAACCAGAGTTCATGGAGCTGGCCACCGCTTGTCCCGCGGTGGTTTGTTGCCGGTGTAGTCCTACGCAGAAAGCTCAGGTTGTGTCGCTAATTCAGAAGTATTCCGGCAAACGAACGTGTGCCGTCGGAGATGGTGGCAATGATGTCAGCATGATTCAGCAAGCCGACGCCGGTATCGGCATAGAGGGCCGAGAAGGCAAACAAGCCTCCCTGGCGGGAGACTTCAGTATACCACAGTTTTCGCACATTGCTAAACTGTTAATCGTACATGGTCGACGATCGTACAAGCGATCGGCCGCCCTGTCACAGTTTGTAATTCATCGTGGTTTGATCATATCAACTATGCAGGCCGTTTTCTCGGCTGTCTTCTACCTTTCTTCTGTGGCCTTATATCAAGGATTCCTGATGGTTGGTTATGCGACATTGTACACAATGTTCCCGGTATTTTCGCTAGTATTGGATCAGGACATCAGCGCAAACATAGCACTCACGTACCCCGAGCTGTACAAGGAACTGTCTAAGGGAAGGAGCTTGAGTTACAAGACATTCTTCATGTGGGTGCTGATTAGTATTTATCAAG GAGGCGTAATAATGTACGGAGCGCTGATTTTATTCGAAGATGAGTTCATACACATCGTTGCAATCAGTTTTTCAGCACTGATCTTGACCGAGCTGATCATGGTGGCGTTAACCATCAGAACGTGGCACAA ATTGATGGTACTGGCAGAACTCTTCAGTCTAGTGCTGTACATAATCTCATTAGCTGTGTTACATGAGTACTTTG ACTGGGAGTTTATCTGGTCGTGGGAATTCCTGTGGAAGGTCCTAGTGATAACGCTTGTCTCGTGTCTACCgttatatattttgaaattcctgCGGAAAAAGTTCTCACCGCCGTCGTACTCTAAGCTGTCCTAA
- the LOC5565760 gene encoding probable phospholipid-transporting ATPase IIA isoform X1: MNVELRDFEISDSEAELLIEPSGGGRVISRTYGGRSLRNRRREPFKLGNFLKKLCCCWCWAWRKWCASKELKPRTIFIGRPSTEKFPPNEIRNQKYNIFTFLPLVLFEQFRFFLNLYFLIMAVSQFIPDIRIGYLYTYWGPLGFVLAVTISREAIDDLRRHKRDREVNSQKYKRFVSADKPPELVSSSKLKVGDLIVVEKDERVPADLILLRTSDKSGAVFVRTDMLDGETDWKLRLAVPATQKLATHNDLFNIGASLYVEKPQRDIHTFIGTYSKIEGSEDEGLSVENTLWANTVVASGTAVGIVIYTGAETRSVMNNSQPRSKVGLLDLEINGLTKVLFCAVIGLSFAMMCLKGFNGPWYRYMFRFVLLFSYIIPISLRVNLDMGKAFYSYQMQNDEDIKGTVVRSTTIPEELGRISYLLTDKTGTLTQNEMIFKKIHVGTAAYGRDTFPMVSATIQSVYNTISVQGDTSPAKSSKYQPRLKKPEGWRIWESVKALALCHNVTPVYDNGNGGNGLNGSERRNSPSRSISIETQESVKLPEKTYQASSPDEIALVKWTESVGLTLINRDLNQMTLQVREKDSQRNSMNENASINTTVTNLSVNSKTDLNSPSSSGSITSLNSLAGGIMKYQILQTFPFTSENKRMGIIVKELNSGEITFYLKGADVVMSAIVQYNDWLAEESGNMAREGLRTLVVAKKVLTEEQYSDFETRYNAAKVSVTDRVTKVSAVIESLEREMELLCLTGVEDRLQDRVRPTLELLRNAGIKIWMLTGDKLETATCIAKSSHLVGRNQNIHVLKSVLTRTDAHLELNQFRRKQDCALVVSGESLEICLQYYQPEFMELATACPAVVCCRCSPTQKAQVVSLIQKYSGKRTCAVGDGGNDVSMIQQADAGIGIEGREGKQASLAGDFSIPQFSHIAKLLIVHGRRSYKRSAALSQFVIHRGLIISTMQAVFSAVFYLSSVALYQGFLMVGYATLYTMFPVFSLVLDQDISANIALTYPELYKELSKGRSLSYKTFFMWVLISIYQGGVIMYGALILFEDEFIHIVAISFSALILTELIMVALTIRTWHKLMVLAELFSLVLYIISLAVLHEYFDWEFIWSWEFLWKVLVITLVSCLPLYILKFLRKKFSPPSYSKLS, translated from the exons CTGCTGGTGCTGGGCCTGGCGAAAATGGTGTGCTTCCAAGGAACTGAAACCGCGGACCATCTTCATCGGTCGTCCGTCGACGGAGAAATTTCCGCCGAACGAGATTCGGAATCAAAAATACAACATCTTCACCTTTCTACCGTTGGTGCTGTTCGAGCAGTTCCGGTTCTTCTTAAATCTGTACTTCCTGATCATGGCTGTGAGTCAATTTATTCCGGACATTAGGATCGGCTATCTCTACACGTACTGGGGACCCCTGGGGTTCGTTCTGGCGGTAACGATAAGTCGTGAAGCTATCGACGACTTGCGACGACACAAACGAGACCGGGAAGTCAATTCCCAGAAATACAAACGGTTTGTCAGTGCTGACAAACCACCGGAATTGGTGTCGTCGTCGAAGCTTAAAGTTGGCGACCTGATTGTGGTGGAGAAGGATGAACGAGTTCCGGCCGATTTGATACTGCTGCGAACTAGCGACAAAAGCGGCGCAGTTTTCGTCCGAACCGACATGCTGGATG gtGAAACGGATTGGAAACTGCGCCTGGCTGTGCCGGCTACGCAAAAACTAGCAACGCATAACGACTTGTTTAATATCGGCGCGTCACTGTATGTGGAGAAACCCCAAAGGGACATCCATACCTTCATCGGGACATACTCGAAG ATTGAAGGCTCGGAAGACGAAGGCCTCAGTGTAGAAAACACTTTATGGGCAAACACAGTGGTTGCGTCAGGAACTGCGGTAGGTATCGTCATCTACACTGGAGCGGAAACTCGAAGCGTAATGAACAACTCACAACCTCGATCAAAGGTCGGTCTACTTGATCTGGAGATCAACGGGCTTACCAAAGTGCTGTTCTGCGCAGTCATTGGGCTGTCCTTCGCGATGATGTGCTTGAAAGGATTCAATGGGCCCTGGTATCGGTACATGTTCCGCTTCGTGCTACTGTTCTCGTACATCATTCCAATCAGCTTGCGAGTCAATTTGGACATGGGAAAAGCGTTCTACTCTTATCAGATGCAGAATGACGAGGACATCAAAGGAACTGTGGTCCGCTCGACGACTATTCCGGAAGAACTCGGGCGGATATCGTACTTGTTGACCGATAAAACTGGGACCTTGACTCAAAATGAGATGATATTCAAAAAGATTCACGTTGGAACGGCCGCTTACGGTAGAGACACATTCCCGATGGTGTCGGCAACCATTCAATCCGTATACAATACCATATCAGTGCAGGGAGATACATCACCCGCGAAAAGCTCCAAATACCAGCCGCGATTGAAGAAACCTGAAGGATGGCGTATTTGGGAATCGGTCAAAGCTCTCGCCCTGTGTCACAATGTGACTCCCGTCTACGACAATGGAAACGGAGGCAACGGGTTGAACGGCTCAGAGCGCAGAAACTCTCCGTCTCGATCGATTTCAATCGAAACCCAAGAATCAGTCAAACTGCCGGAGAAGACCTACCAAGCTTCCAGCCCAGATGAGATTGCCCTGGTGAAATGGACCGAATCAGTTGGGCTTACGCTGATTAATAGAGATTTGAATCAGATGACGCTACAG GTTCGAGAAAAGGATTCACAGCGAAATTCCATGAACGAGAATGCTTCAATCAACACAACCGTCACTAATTTGTCGGTTAACTCGAAAACTGATCTGAATTCACCTTCGAGTTCTGGGAGCATCACGTCGCTGAATTCTCTAGCCGGAGGTATTATGAAGTAtcaaatactccaaacgttcccaTTCACCAGTGAGAACAAACGCATGGGTATTATTGTTAAGGAACTGAACAGCGGAGAAATCACTTTCTATCTCAAGGGAGCGGACGTTGTGATGTCAGCCATTGTCCAATACAATGACTGGCTTGCAGAGGAGAGCGGAAACATGGCACGGGAAGGTCTTCGAACGCTGGTCGTTGCCAAGAAAGTTCTCACCGAGGAACAGTACAGTGATTTTGAGACACGGTATAACGCAGCAAAGGTCAGTGTAACGGATCGAGTGACGAAAGTTTCGGCTGTGATTGAAAGTTTGGAACGAGAAATGGAACTGCTTTGCTTGACTGGAGTCGAAGATAGACTGCAAGACAGAGTTCGACCAACGTTGGAACTGCTACGGAATGCGGGCATCAAAATCTGGATGTTGACCGGGGATAAACTGGAAACTGCCACCTGTATCGCGAAGAGTTCGCATCTGGTGGGAAGAAATCAAAACATCCACGTACTGAAAAGTGTCCTCACTCGCACAGATGCTCACTTGGAGTTGAATCAATTCCGACGGAAGCAGGACTGTGCGCTGGTCGTCTCAGGCGAGAGTCTCGAAATATGCCTACAGTACTATCAACCAGAGTTCATGGAGCTGGCCACCGCTTGTCCCGCGGTGGTTTGTTGCCGGTGTAGTCCTACGCAGAAAGCTCAGGTTGTGTCGCTAATTCAGAAGTATTCCGGCAAACGAACGTGTGCCGTCGGAGATGGTGGCAATGATGTCAGCATGATTCAGCAAGCCGACGCCGGTATCGGCATAGAGGGCCGAGAAGGCAAACAAGCCTCCCTGGCGGGAGACTTCAGTATACCACAGTTTTCGCACATTGCTAAACTGTTAATCGTACATGGTCGACGATCGTACAAGCGATCGGCCGCCCTGTCACAGTTTGTAATTCATCGTGGTTTGATCATATCAACTATGCAGGCCGTTTTCTCGGCTGTCTTCTACCTTTCTTCTGTGGCCTTATATCAAGGATTCCTGATGGTTGGTTATGCGACATTGTACACAATGTTCCCGGTATTTTCGCTAGTATTGGATCAGGACATCAGCGCAAACATAGCACTCACGTACCCCGAGCTGTACAAGGAACTGTCTAAGGGAAGGAGCTTGAGTTACAAGACATTCTTCATGTGGGTGCTGATTAGTATTTATCAAG GAGGCGTAATAATGTACGGAGCGCTGATTTTATTCGAAGATGAGTTCATACACATCGTTGCAATCAGTTTTTCAGCACTGATCTTGACCGAGCTGATCATGGTGGCGTTAACCATCAGAACGTGGCACAA ATTGATGGTACTGGCAGAACTCTTCAGTCTAGTGCTGTACATAATCTCATTAGCTGTGTTACATGAGTACTTTG ACTGGGAGTTTATCTGGTCGTGGGAATTCCTGTGGAAGGTCCTAGTGATAACGCTTGTCTCGTGTCTACCgttatatattttgaaattcctgCGGAAAAAGTTCTCACCGCCGTCGTACTCTAAGCTGTCCTAA
- the LOC5565772 gene encoding proclotting enzyme translates to MKLFLGVLSGLLVLIIAATESKELNEESDDSVIVEASQLRPRQPRHIWLSTRTTTWAQALGDGSPCLTSKGHLGFCTSFRKCYPYFKVPDLSVWESWVLGNYDTCSYFNDQGRQAFGVCCTNPITPLPSTETSTESPAAPPVAGSGNEVTGENQKKPPKNNNYPSWPPPVPTHPPDHTAATHPPAFTSTVASLVTEATPRPTPRPTNRPGGTTWPTKPRPPSETNQPTNAPMVWPPPLPTHPPMPQLEVTTSSPAGSPGGGGAINAGCGTKNGNPDTERIVGGHNADPNEWPWIAALFNNGRQFCGGSLIDNVHILTAAHCVAHMTSFDVSRLSVKLGDHNIRITTEVQHIERRVKRLVRHRGFDSRTLYNDVAVLTMDQPVQFSKSVRPICLPTGGADSRGATATVIGWGSLQENGPQPSILQEVNLPIWSNSDCSRKYGAAAPGGIIESMLCAGQAAKDSCSGDSGGPLMVNSGRWTQVGIVSWGIGCGKGQYPGVYSRVTSFMPWITKNTQDT, encoded by the exons ATGAAGTTATTTTTGGGAGTGCTTAGCGGACTACTTGTGCTGATTATAGCAGCAACAGAATCAAAGGAGTTAAATGAGGAGTCAGACGACTCTGTGATTGTGGAAG CTAGTCAGCTTAGGCCGAGGCAGCCGCGACATATTTGGCTAAGCACGCGAACAACCACATGGGCACAGGCGCTAGGTGACGGAAGTCCCTGTCTAACGTCGAAGGGACATCTTGGATTTTGCACGTCGTTCAGAAAATGTTATCCATATTTCAAAGTTCCCGATTTGAGCGTTTGGGAATCTTGGGTCTTGGGCAACTACGACACTTGTAGTTATTTCAACGATCAAGGCAGACAAGCATTCGGAGTTTGTTGCACTAATCCCATTACACCATTGCCTTCCACGGAAACATCTACTGAATCACCAGCTGCGCCTCCGGTGGCTGGAAGTGGAAATGAAGTTACCGGTGAAAATCAGAAGAAGCCACCGAAAAATAACAACTACCCCAGTTGGCCTCCACCAGTTCCAACTCATCCTCCAGATCATACGGCAGCCACCCACCCGCCAGCTTTCACATCAACAGTTGCTTCTTTAGTGACCGAAGCAACTCCGAGACCAACACCAAGACCAACCAATCGACCAGGTGGTACAACCTGGCCTACGAAGCCAAGACCGCCATCGGAAACCAATCAACCTACAAATGCACCGATGGTTTGGCCCCCGCCACTTCCTACTCACCCTCCAATGCCACAGTTGGAGGTCACTACGTCAAGCCCGGCAGGAAGTCCGGGCGGCGGTGGTGCCATCAATGCGGGATGTGGAACGAAAAACGGAAACCCT GACACGGAACGAATCGTCGGCGGGCACAATGCGGATCCAAACGAGTGGCCTTGGATAGCTGCCTTGTTCAACAACGGCAGACAGTTTTGTGGTGGATCGCTGATCGATAATGTCCACATCCTCACTGCAGCTCATTGCGTTGCTCA TATGACATCTTTTGATGTTTCCCGCTTGTCCGTGAAACTGGGAGACCACAACATTCGAATAACCACCGAAGTACAACATATCGAACGACGCGTGAAACGACTGGTGCGACACCGTGGATTCGACTCCCGAACTTTG tataatgATGTTGCTGTGCTGACTATGGACCAACCGGTTCAATTCTCGAAATCCGTTAGGCCAATCTGTCTTCCAACAGGAGGTGCTGACTCGAGAGGAGCCACTGCAACTGTAATTGGATGGGGAAGCCTACAAGAAA ATGGACCACAACCATCCATTTTGCAGGAAGTAAATCTTCCAATATGGTCAAATAGCGACTGTAGTAGGAAGTATGGCGCGGCAGCTCCGGGAGGTATCATTGAGTCAATGTTGTGTGCAGGACAGGCAGCTAAGGATTCATGTAGC GGAGACTCTGGAGGGCCATTGATGGTTAACAGCGGCAGATGGACCCAAGTTGGTATAGTCTCCTGGGGTATAGGATGTGGAAAAGGACAATATCCCGGCGTATACAGTCGCGTTACATCATTCATGCCTTGGATTACGAAGAATACGCAAGATACATGA